A genomic window from bacterium includes:
- a CDS encoding AMIN domain-containing protein — MSQARGAFGSRLLPRAVVGGVVLALMCAALPAGAFAQAAAPVTVQRVNVVEEAGAVEIGIEATGPVGYRTMVLDDPVRYVIDLPAAKNGSGRPTQRVGVGALQTVRVGQVTDTPPVTRVVLDLSQAVQWSVRHPSAEVVVVRLAVPEAHGPAVSPWSGGAAASTGTRSGATTDAGSAAPAPERPWGARVDAGVSPAPGAQASGGGGPSADSVRAGPPAGVPGIVVAQQSSGTGRLLTLDLRDAQLGDVLDALARLCGLNVVTDASVSGARVTVHLVGVTCEEALRFVLDANGLGYRRVGETLIVQPIARLTPPPPGPVMRVYRLQYLQPPIDAQEALVGGNGGGGTLTGGAGPVKKDVVSLIALFAGTGAQIVYDDRTNSLVATGTPPQQEAVVALLRQLDVPIPQVVVQALVVDVTATMIKNLGITWSIFNGFNLTEAVPGAGQFGIGPITRDALTAKLQAAITNGNAKVLSDPRLSTYDGQEALIFAGDQIPIVNTTTSGNPPVTSQTVTFQPIGVTLKIVPKINSDRTINVLVHPLVTTATSFTSATTTNPNGLPIIAAREAVTSLRVGDGDSVVLGGLMRYSDVRNLQKIPFLGDLPFLGSLFQFATVNHSESEVVIVLTPRIVATGQPVPVQQP, encoded by the coding sequence ATGAGTCAGGCACGCGGGGCCTTCGGATCGAGGCTGTTGCCTCGCGCCGTGGTGGGGGGAGTCGTTCTGGCGCTGATGTGCGCCGCCCTACCGGCCGGGGCGTTTGCTCAGGCCGCGGCGCCGGTCACCGTGCAGCGCGTGAATGTTGTGGAAGAAGCGGGCGCGGTGGAGATCGGGATCGAGGCGACGGGGCCGGTGGGCTACCGCACGATGGTGCTCGACGATCCCGTTCGGTATGTGATCGATCTGCCCGCGGCCAAGAACGGCAGCGGCCGGCCGACGCAGCGGGTCGGCGTGGGCGCGCTTCAAACCGTGCGGGTGGGACAGGTGACCGACACGCCGCCGGTCACCCGGGTCGTGCTCGACTTGTCGCAGGCGGTGCAGTGGTCGGTGCGCCACCCGTCGGCCGAGGTCGTCGTCGTACGTCTCGCCGTGCCCGAGGCCCACGGCCCGGCCGTGAGCCCCTGGAGCGGTGGTGCGGCGGCGTCCACCGGAACGCGGTCCGGGGCCACGACCGATGCCGGTTCCGCCGCGCCCGCGCCGGAACGGCCCTGGGGCGCCCGTGTTGACGCGGGTGTCTCCCCGGCGCCGGGAGCGCAGGCATCCGGAGGCGGCGGTCCGAGCGCCGACAGCGTGAGGGCTGGACCCCCCGCCGGCGTGCCGGGGATCGTCGTCGCGCAGCAGTCGAGCGGTACCGGCCGGCTCTTGACCCTGGACCTGCGCGACGCGCAGCTCGGTGATGTCCTCGACGCGCTCGCGCGGTTGTGCGGCCTCAACGTGGTCACGGACGCCTCGGTGAGCGGCGCCCGGGTGACCGTGCATCTCGTCGGCGTGACGTGTGAAGAGGCGCTGCGCTTCGTGCTCGACGCCAACGGCCTCGGGTACCGGCGGGTCGGGGAGACGTTGATCGTGCAGCCGATTGCGCGGCTCACGCCGCCTCCGCCCGGTCCCGTGATGCGCGTCTACCGCCTGCAGTATCTGCAGCCGCCGATCGACGCGCAGGAGGCGCTGGTGGGCGGGAACGGCGGCGGCGGCACGCTCACCGGCGGCGCCGGACCGGTCAAGAAGGACGTCGTCTCCTTGATCGCGCTGTTCGCCGGGACCGGCGCGCAGATCGTGTATGACGACCGGACGAATTCGCTCGTCGCGACCGGAACGCCGCCGCAGCAGGAGGCGGTCGTTGCGCTGCTGCGCCAGCTCGACGTGCCGATCCCGCAGGTCGTCGTACAGGCGCTGGTGGTCGATGTGACCGCCACCATGATCAAGAACCTGGGCATTACGTGGTCGATCTTCAACGGCTTCAACCTGACCGAAGCGGTGCCGGGCGCGGGTCAATTCGGGATCGGTCCGATTACACGGGACGCGCTCACCGCGAAGCTGCAGGCGGCGATTACGAACGGCAACGCGAAAGTGTTGAGCGACCCGCGCCTTTCGACGTACGACGGGCAGGAGGCTTTGATCTTCGCGGGCGATCAGATCCCGATCGTGAACACGACGACCTCGGGCAATCCGCCCGTGACCAGTCAAACGGTGACGTTTCAGCCGATCGGTGTGACGCTGAAGATCGTGCCGAAGATCAACTCCGACCGGACGATCAACGTGCTGGTGCACCCGCTCGTGACGACCGCGACGAGCTTTACGTCGGCGACGACGACCAACCCGAACGGCCTGCCGATCATCGCGGCCCGCGAAGCCGTGACCAGCCTGCGCGTCGGGGACGGGGATTCCGTCGTCCTCGGCGGCCTGATGCGGTACTCCGACGTCCGCAATCTACAGAAGATCCCGTTCCTCGGCGACCTGCCGTTTCTCGGGTCGCTGTTCCAGTTCGCGACGGTCAACCATTCAGAGTCGGAGGTCGTGATCGTCCTCACGCCGCGCATCGTGGCGACGGGGCAGCCGGTGCCGGTGCAGCAGCCGTAG
- a CDS encoding transglycosylase SLT domain-containing protein, with amino-acid sequence MASSVAGALLAVLIAAGALPAAAADPHGLLTAGWRAYQAGDMAGAESAFTRAAAVSPESATPAVWLGAVLVVRRDRAGARRWFQTALLRHPTMAEAGYAEAWLSRLGIDTERPRWRIGTLEGLAQFVRASNPRLSWAQALWVANAIRTAARDEGVDERILASVLYIESRFEHQSISPAGAEGLGQLMPETAAGLGVDPRDPWQNVLGAARLLRADYGELRSWPLTLAAYNAGSGAVRRWGGIPPYAETQWYVWAVLWVYDSLGA; translated from the coding sequence GTGGCGAGCAGCGTTGCCGGCGCGCTGCTGGCGGTCCTGATTGCCGCCGGCGCGCTGCCGGCGGCCGCCGCGGATCCGCACGGTCTGCTGACGGCCGGATGGCGCGCCTACCAGGCCGGGGACATGGCCGGCGCCGAGAGCGCCTTCACACGCGCCGCGGCCGTTTCGCCCGAGTCCGCGACCCCCGCCGTCTGGCTCGGCGCAGTGCTGGTGGTGCGCCGCGATCGCGCGGGCGCCCGGCGATGGTTTCAAACGGCGCTGCTGCGGCACCCGACCATGGCCGAGGCCGGTTACGCGGAGGCGTGGCTTTCGCGGCTGGGCATCGACACGGAACGGCCGCGCTGGCGCATCGGCACGCTCGAGGGGCTAGCGCAGTTCGTCCGCGCCTCGAACCCGCGGCTGTCCTGGGCACAGGCGCTATGGGTGGCGAACGCCATCCGGACCGCGGCGCGCGATGAGGGCGTTGACGAGCGGATCTTGGCGTCCGTGCTCTACATTGAGAGCCGGTTCGAGCACCAGTCGATCTCCCCGGCCGGGGCCGAGGGCCTCGGACAACTGATGCCGGAGACGGCGGCCGGCCTCGGGGTGGACCCGCGCGACCCCTGGCAGAACGTCCTGGGCGCCGCCCGGCTTCTGCGGGCCGACTACGGGGAACTCCGCAGCTGGCCGCTTACACTCGCGGCGTACAACGCCGGCAGCGGTGCGGTGCGGCGGTGGGGCGGCATTCCGCCGTACGCGGAAACCCAATGGTACGTGTGGGCGGTGCTGTGGGTCTACGATAGTCTCGGCGCATAA
- a CDS encoding prepilin peptidase has protein sequence MDTVPPAVETTAAFVFGLLFGSFANVLIHRLPRRESIVAPGSRCPACGVPIRPWDNIPVVSYLLLRGRCRACGAPISPRYVVVEVVTAGLIAAIVWRFGLSFTTLRYGVFGFALLVVFFTDLEHQIIPNAVTYPGIVAGIALSAVAGQLAASVIAAAAAGLVFLILGVVSRGGMGGGDIKLAAMIGAFLGTPAVIVALFLAVALGAAAGLLLLALRLRSRKDMIPFGPAMAAGAMIAVFGSNAIISWYTSRMF, from the coding sequence ATGGACACGGTTCCGCCCGCGGTTGAAACCACCGCCGCCTTCGTGTTCGGCTTGCTCTTCGGCAGCTTCGCCAACGTTCTGATCCACAGGCTTCCGCGCCGCGAGTCGATCGTCGCCCCGGGCTCCCGGTGCCCCGCCTGCGGCGTCCCGATCCGCCCGTGGGATAACATCCCGGTCGTCAGCTATCTGCTCCTCCGCGGCCGGTGCCGCGCCTGCGGCGCTCCGATCTCGCCGCGCTACGTCGTCGTGGAAGTCGTCACCGCGGGCCTGATCGCCGCGATCGTCTGGCGGTTCGGCCTTTCGTTCACCACGCTGCGATACGGCGTGTTCGGGTTTGCGCTGCTTGTCGTCTTCTTCACGGATCTCGAGCATCAGATCATTCCCAACGCCGTGACCTATCCGGGCATCGTAGCCGGCATCGCGCTCAGCGCGGTGGCCGGCCAACTGGCGGCGTCGGTGATCGCGGCGGCGGCCGCCGGGCTCGTGTTCCTCATCCTGGGCGTCGTCAGCCGCGGCGGGATGGGCGGGGGCGACATCAAGCTCGCGGCAATGATCGGCGCGTTCCTCGGCACGCCGGCGGTGATCGTCGCGTTGTTCCTCGCCGTCGCGCTGGGCGCGGCGGCGGGGCTGCTGCTGCTCGCGCTCCGTCTGCGAAGCCGCAAGGACATGATTCCGTTCGGGCCGGCGATGGCCGCCGGCGCGATGATCGCGGTCTTCGGGTCCAACGCGATCATCAGCTGGTACACCTCGAGGATGTTCTGA
- a CDS encoding O-antigen ligase family protein, which yields MVVLSTEEGRDAARAFGRRIVLIAVAMCAALVPLLPMNEMKVHGTFAAGLVLLAGVCASLWWGERLRSTVLDAPVLTFFGAAIASTIFGVNPRVSLIPSPGRGEGLLDYVVFLPMALAAARLSRTEAREILSALLGAGALIGAIGVGQYYGVDVTPLIGSRGFDYGLHSWSTLSNPDFLGGYAALVLPVGLAMAAGAREPGQWWGYASASTLLYAALLASQTRSAWAAMAVAAVVLLWHLPRTAAAYRRLALLGLVFAAVTTVMAVTQPRVSLGIRATSAFNPNDSSMQGKLWIWEHSLVMIRERPVLGWGFSAVEGHLPGIGTPDYVRVFGQSPVVIDVAHNDLLQVAVNMGLLGLAAYLWIWLTAVRAAHGAARGFPFPVGFETVGILAGLTAYFVWLQFLWSHIGDTNVFWVVAGIAVSLRRAARDPGAGRRSTT from the coding sequence ATGGTCGTCCTTTCTACCGAAGAGGGCCGCGACGCGGCGCGGGCGTTCGGACGGCGGATCGTGCTCATCGCCGTGGCGATGTGCGCCGCACTCGTGCCGCTGCTGCCGATGAACGAGATGAAAGTCCACGGCACGTTCGCCGCGGGACTCGTTCTGCTCGCTGGCGTCTGCGCGTCGTTGTGGTGGGGGGAGAGACTCCGGTCGACCGTACTCGACGCGCCGGTGCTCACGTTCTTCGGCGCCGCCATCGCCTCGACGATCTTCGGCGTGAATCCGCGGGTCAGCCTCATCCCCAGCCCGGGGCGCGGCGAAGGCTTGCTTGATTACGTCGTCTTCCTTCCCATGGCACTCGCCGCGGCGCGGCTGTCGCGCACGGAGGCGCGGGAGATCCTGTCGGCGCTGCTCGGCGCCGGCGCGCTCATCGGCGCGATCGGGGTCGGGCAGTACTACGGAGTAGACGTGACGCCGTTGATCGGCAGCCGCGGGTTCGACTACGGCCTCCACAGCTGGAGCACACTGTCGAATCCCGACTTTCTGGGCGGCTACGCGGCGCTGGTGCTGCCGGTCGGCCTCGCGATGGCCGCCGGGGCGCGGGAACCCGGACAGTGGTGGGGCTATGCATCGGCCTCCACCCTGCTCTACGCGGCTCTTCTCGCGTCGCAGACGCGCTCCGCATGGGCGGCGATGGCGGTCGCGGCGGTCGTCCTCTTGTGGCATCTGCCGCGGACCGCGGCCGCGTACCGGCGCCTGGCGCTCCTGGGTCTCGTGTTCGCCGCGGTCACGACGGTCATGGCGGTCACGCAGCCGCGGGTTTCGTTGGGCATCCGCGCGACGTCGGCGTTCAACCCCAACGACAGCTCGATGCAGGGGAAGTTGTGGATCTGGGAACACAGCCTCGTCATGATCCGCGAACGGCCGGTGTTGGGCTGGGGGTTCTCCGCGGTGGAGGGACACCTTCCGGGGATCGGCACCCCGGACTATGTTCGAGTCTTCGGACAAAGTCCCGTGGTCATCGACGTCGCGCACAACGATCTGCTGCAGGTCGCCGTCAACATGGGCCTCCTCGGGCTGGCGGCGTACTTATGGATTTGGCTGACCGCGGTACGGGCGGCCCACGGCGCGGCCCGTGGCTTCCCGTTTCCGGTTGGGTTCGAGACGGTGGGGATCCTCGCGGGGCTCACTGCATACTTCGTGTGGCTCCAGTTCCTCTGGAGCCACATCGGCGACACAAATGTATTCTGGGTCGTTGCCGGAATCGCGGTGAGCCTGCGCCGGGCGGCCCGGGACCCCGGCGCCGGACGACGCTCCACGACCTAG